One part of the Marichromatium purpuratum 984 genome encodes these proteins:
- a CDS encoding carboxysome peptide A produces MKICLVERPLVATNRIPGLEHRHLQVVRDGKSQLVAVDAVGCTPGDWVICVGSSAAREAAGHKDYPSDLTIVGIIDYWEED; encoded by the coding sequence ATGAAGATCTGTCTGGTCGAGCGTCCACTGGTCGCCACCAACCGCATCCCCGGACTCGAACACCGTCACCTCCAGGTGGTGCGCGACGGCAAGAGCCAACTGGTGGCGGTCGATGCGGTCGGCTGCACCCCCGGCGACTGGGTGATCTGTGTCGGCAGCTCAGCGGCGCGCGAGGCGGCCGGTCACAAGGATTATCCGAGCGATCTGACCATCGTCGGCATCATCGACTACTGGGAGGAGGACTGA